DNA sequence from the Penaeus vannamei isolate JL-2024 chromosome 32, ASM4276789v1, whole genome shotgun sequence genome:
GAATTTATCAGGTCACTTACCGACGTCAGTGGAGTAAGCtcaaccttcctcttctccatgctTCTGGTAATGGCGACACAACCTGTTTGCGTTGCAGCATCAGCACCACAACTATTTCTAACTCCTTTGATGTTTCCGATGATAACGTCGAATATTGGATTGACCATCACGGCTGCTGTAATTTTTCCTGTAAAGAACGGACTGTCTACGTGTATGATTGCTTCTGGAACATTAACAAAGGATCCATCAATCATTTTAATAGTAATCCTCCTCCCAGTATATTGTTGAGGAAGAACATACCTTCGTTTCACAACACACCCTGACGAACCGTTGTCTCTGAGAACACTTACCCGAACACCACCTACTGACCCTGGCTTAACAAGGAGAGAGTTCTGCTTATCAGGATCCGTGGAGGTAGCAGATAGTCAAAAGTTGTGCACGCAGGTTGTTTGATGTTTGACCTCTGACGTTTCCGGAGACTGGGGTGATGGGTCTTCTTCACTCATAGAGGCAGCTGCTCCTTTTTGCCTGTAATCATGACTTTCTTGATTCACTGCACGCCAAGGATACTTACGTTGTTGCTGTGGTTTCGACTGCGGAGAATTCTTGTGAGTTAAGGTGGGATGtaacttctgctgctgctgcaaaGGTAAGTCTTGCCTTCTCTGCTGCTGACCCAGTGAAGAGACTGGCTTCTTCCACTGCTTACGCGTATGATACCCAAAGGCAGAAAAATGGGCATCCGCCTTATCAGCCATCTGCTCTGCTGTCTTGGTCTTGTGAATCTTAAATTGGGCAACGAGATCCTGAGGACATGACTTCTCCAGCTGAGACCGTAACACCAAATCTCTGAGACCTTCCTTCGTGTTCGGCGTCCCATCCTTCTCCAGCCATTGATCCAGGTAGCCTGACAAACGAACCAGGAACTGAGCGGCAGTTTCTTTGTCTTGCATCATCGCACGATTGAACTGAAGTTTTGCCTCGTCGACCGTCAGCCCGTACGCCCTCATCAATGCTGACTTCATCGACAGGTACGTCTTGTCACTTGCGTCGAGACGATGGAGGATTTCTAAGGGCTTACCTTCAAATAGGCTCTGGAAATGAAGCTTCTTTGTGGCTTCGTCGAACTGATAGAGCTCAGCAAGATCTTCAAATCTGTGAATATAGGGCTCAATACGCTCACCTTCTTTAAATGCAGGTAACCTGATGTGCGGCAAGGTGGATGGCTGGGCAGGGGAGCCCCCGTTCGTCTCCGTCTGCACACGAACCATTTCCAGCTGATGCCGgcgattcctctcctcctcctctatcttcatcTGCTGCATTTTCAGCTCATGTTCACGCTGCCTGTCccgctcttctctttcctccttttcacgcTCACGCTGCCTCGCTCGTTCTTCTCGCTCCTCAGCCTGACGTTTACTCACGTAATCTACAATAGCCATGGGGTCCTCAAGCCCCATCAGCTTAGCCTCCTCTACATAAACTCCTGCAGACATCTTGCTTTCTGAAGAAAAGTCTAAAGATGCTTGAAAAATTACACTACACACCACTTGTCACTATAGAATCACTATCATTTAAGCACTCAATTACTCTCGTTGTCATGTCCCTGTTCGGGCGCCACTTTGTCAAATTCTTATCAAAGTCTTTCTTTCTAATCAAGATTTATATCAGTCTTCTTTATCAAAATGTTCGAAGTCTTTAATTGTTCATGATTTACGTGTTTTcctttatacacttatttataatcCCGGTTCATCCTTGACAAGATCTGACAATTCTTTCGTATCTTATGAATAAAGTTATTCATTGAATTAACTTCAGAATAATAGAAATTCAGAGTTTATAATCTaattcaaagtttatatatatatatctcaatgttttctttttccatagttcaaagtctcatgttaattgtttgtttatatttaaagggatcttagacacagggagagtaatgtaagttttatttattttagttaataataatttcaaagataatgaaatttcgagagtacgtttcttttcattattgttcgttCACGGCACGGTACGTACTTCTGTGGTTAACATTCCTTTACTCACGTCAATTATTTTCAACTGTATGAGgttgaggctgaggctgaggagatattcaatttccgatgacggcgatgcggcctgcaggtcgccgatcagcagtgattttctaaaatcagtttcagctcaggttgctaccttttcttccgtgagtcgtgagagagagtgaacgtgactcgtgcccacctgcccgtttgtcacgcgcatgcgcacaggtacccaagagttgccacatgtcgcttgggtttccatgacaacgggtagttgtcaggtgttcctatttatttctattatttaaatGAATGTCCAAATGAACACCTGGACACTATGAATTTATTGATTATCTATTATGTATTAGTTATGAATTTATTGATTATCTATGAAGTATTATCTATGAATTTATTGATTATCTATTATGTATTAGTTATGAATTTATTGATTATCTATTATGTATTAGTTATGAATTTATTGATTATCTATGAAGTATTATTTCATATTCATGAAGTATGAAGGATTTCGGCGACCATTTTGCTTTACGAATTCTCATTTCCTCATTCATAAGACGTGTAACGAAGGAAAGTTCATGAGAGAAGATGACAGTCAAGAGCTTTTCTCCTTGAAACTTTTGGAACACGAATGCGGATGgcgaggaaatgggggggggggtgaggggtggatagTGAGATACAAAGCTCgaggaaatgggggtggggggtggggtgggggtggtggggtggggggtggatagtGAGATACAAAGCTCgaggaaatgggggtgggggtggggtggtggtggtggggtggggggtggatagtGAGATACAAAGCTCGGAGGAAGAACGTataaagaaatgtatagatagatagatgtgtgtgagggagtgtgtgtgtgtgtgtgtgtgtgtgtgtgtgtgtgtgtgtgtgagagatagattagatagtATATAAAATGATGTTGCTGTGAAGTTGGATATTGAAAATAGTCGAAGATGAAGAAAGTTATAGGGTTAGGTTTACTTGCAAAGCTAGACATGCCTCAGACATCGACCAAACGAATATACGGATATTATTTTTCAAAAAGTAAAATGCATGAGCCACGTgcattactaaaaaaaagaaaaaaaagaagcagcaaATATTGTTTCTGAATTCCTTCCAGAGATTCCTTGTAAGATGCCGGCGCTGCGGGCAAACCCTTTTTCCATGAAGGTTAGAGAAGGTCTTTTATTGACTTTATATTGCATATTTCCTTCGGCCTTTTGGTATTGAGAACTAAGAtccctttgtctatttttttctgaggAATCGCGTGTTTGGTGTATCCAAGAGGCAATAAAAAATCGCATTAATAAACAGTATTATCAGATATAATTTTATTTACTAGTAGATACGTTGCCTGATATTTAATTGAGGATCTTTTTCATTCACATGTAGTTCTATATTTGTTTAATCGTCATGTTTTTCGGCGTTATGTGGAGGCCCAGTGAGTCGATGGCGGTCAGTGAGTCCCCGTGAGTCATAGCTCCAGGAGACTCACATCCTTGGCAGGAGATTTCAGCCTGAACGGCCTAATGCTCGTGCGATAAGGATAAATCTTGCCGGTCGTAACAGAAGAACGACCTTGCACGTTGCAAAAGCGACTTCTCTTTCGCTCCACTTTCTTTCGCATGAAGACGAAGAGCGAGTGTAAATCATGCTAATCTCGCCACAAATGCTGAACTAAgcgggaaaatatatatatgtatctatatggaaAAGTACGGGGGTTGAAAATACATACGGTAAgcaaaaagatatacatacattttgatGAAATCGTAGGATGTGGCATTTTGTTTCCTGTATTTCAGATTCACAGTTTGCTATACCGTTGGGAAGGAATACATTGAAGAGTATTGATATTTTCAACCATTACACGGTTTATCCTCATATTTCTTTTCAGTTTTGTCACTTCAACAGCTTAAAAAGTGTTTGAAAATATCATGGGAAAATCTGTCGTTAAAAGCAATGTAGGAAATAACCAGTTTTAGGTGAGCGTATCACAGGCGAAAAAAATATTGttctaaaatgaaaataaagaaacgtgAACATGCGTTTCCTAATCCTAAGGGTATACTGATATCTGCTCTTCCTTCTCAAAGAACGGACAAATAAATatcaaaagggaaaatgaaaacaaaataaaaaaaaaagtaaaaacataagaatcatattcatatagaaattataagaataaagaagaagaatggtaatgaCTGTAAAGATAagatgagaagagaaacgaaaagaaacgaaaaaaagagaattacagAAACCCTTCAGCCAAAAGGGATTTAATCGACAGaccttttcccccttttgacAAATTTTCCGTCGCTCATTTCAAGCCATTTCCAGTCTAATTGGCTCAGACGTAGGATTCGAAAAATATTCCGCAGTAATACAGACGTAGTATTGGTGCTCTATCTTATTTATCatcgttccttcctttctctttctttttcttttttcttcctatttaagGGTGAGTATAGAATGTctttgaaggaagaggaagggaaagcatATTGTATTTGAACTATTGCTCTTTAAATTAGCTTAGGCTGCAAGTTCTTCCCGTGTTTTAGTTTTCTTGGTCTCCTGCAAATATGAATCTGAACCTCTTTCGTGcgcaaaatgtgtgtgtttgtgctgtaggTTCTATTTTACAATGTATATATCGTTGCTGATAACCCTTATGACACGTAATGTAGGTAATACGCATGTAAATAGGAAAGGAGGTGACCTAGAAAAGGCTAACTGGCTGCggctgagagagaaaggggttcaAGAGATTTCCTAAGAGGTTGTACAGAAAGGAAATAGGATTTTGTGATCTAGTTTGTCGTGTTTCTGGCTTCTATATCGAAATATTAGTCTCTGGGAGTCAGTGGCGATCAGTCTCCTCGAGTCATAAAGATTAAATTTCTTTCGTGTTCAGATGAAAGATATGGAAATCATGTCAAGTAATAAAAATGTGTAGTCAGGTGACTCGATGTCCCTACTGATGAAGCTTCCGTGTTCAATTGATGTTTCGCACTTGTAGAAGGGTATGAGTGCACGACGTataacgaagggaggagggagagaaaaagggaggaagatagataggaaCTAAAtggagggagtaaagaggagggGATGTAAGAGCAAAGTTAACATACTCGTTTGTACATGAAGGCGAGGACAGAAAGAAGACCAAATCGAAGAGTGTGGAGATAAGAGGTAAAAGGGAATAAAACCCAAAACGCAACGAGAATTCCTTCACAAAAGTCCGGCCAGTCAGAGATCCTTCCTCGGTGCTTCAGCCAGAGCATTCATCCTCGGGGAAGCCTCCTGATGCCAGATCCTACGCGGGTAAGTGCTTACTCCCGACGGCTCTAGAAAACCTCCCAGACGAACTTCCTTGTCGGTGAGGCTCAAATGTATAAAATTTCGGCGAACCACTTTGCTCGGCGGACTCCTCAGTCTTTAAGAATAATGCGCATTAACGGAGTAAAATGCAGCGAAGATGGCAGTCAGGAGTTTCTCTCTTGGATATTTAGCAACAcgaaggaggaaggcgaagagagggaggcggaacTGAATACTTACCGAAACAAAAGCACGGTCAGACACCATTGAGGAGACAATGACTGACGACACCTACCTAGgaaacatgagtgtgtgtgtgcgtgtgtgtgtgtgtgtgtgtgtgtgtgtgtgtgtgtgtgtgtgtgtgtgtgtgtgtgtgtgtgcacgcatatatgtatgtgtgtgtgtgtgtgtgtgtgcatgtgtgtgcgtgcatgcgtgtgcgtgcatgcgtgtgtgtgtataatttatatatatacatatatgaaaatatatacatacatatatacatatatatatacatatatatatatatatatatatatatatatatatagagagagagagagagagagagagagagagagagagagagagagagagagagagagagagagagagagagatgcacatatTGATACAACAGGTTAGATACTTAAGATAGATATAAGAAATGATACAGACGGATTTAGTTGCAGAGCAAGACGTAAATTAAActtagatgaagagagaaaaacgagcgGCCACATCCGGTGCCGAAAAAGGCAGAGATTGTTCATGAATTCCTTTCTGAAATTCCCCGGAAGGTGCCGAGGATGCTAGCAAAGTCTCTTTCATGAAGATTAGAAGTCTTTTATTGACTTTACATCGCAGTCGCACAGTAAAAGCAAAATGCACATTTCCTCCGGGTTCTTGTATTGACAATTGTGATTCTTTTTCACTGGAGAAATTCGTGTTTGCTATAGCTAAGACCGGATCAGGAAATGTCAAACACCTATTTAGATATAATCATGTTAATTTGTGGTTCCGTTTTcctatatatgggtatgtgtgtatttcagATATTTTTTATACCGTGAGTCACTGGTGGTCAGTGAGTCTCTCCTTGAGTGGTTCCTCCATGAGACGTACATCCGGGAGAGAAATATTCAAAATAGACTGCCTAATGCGCGTGTGAAGACGAAGTGAGCGTAAATCATGCTAAATTCGCTGCAAGTTCTGAACTAagtgagaaaaaatggaaagggaaggagcccAAAAATGTATACGtcataataaataaaactgaaattcAAGTAATTACGTGTGCTTTTCAGGACAGTTTAGCATAATTCTTCAGAAAACTTGGAAAGGCCTTTGCATCTCGAGCTCACTTTGCGATGCGACAAGAAGGAACACCTTGGAGGGCGATGATTCATTCAGCCATTACACATTTTCCCTTTCGATTTTTGAAGTCTTGTCCCTTCCAGAgttaaaagaagacaaaagccTGAAAGTTTCTTCCGTTAACGCTGACGACAAAAGCGATGCAGGAAATAAATTATTAACACAAAGAAATTATCGTTATTCATTGAGAACAGGCACATTATTGTATGTACTTACGAAACACAATACCTTTTTGAAGATTAACTACATATATTCGTTCAGAAAGAAGAGTAACAGAAGAAACAGAACTTTAAGCTTTCCGAAAGATgacgccaataataataataaaaataatttcaataagtaaaaagaagagtacggaaaagggaagaggggaacaaGGGCAAATCCGGAAAGAATAAAGGGGCTTAAGCAACAGACCTTTTCCCTCCTTTGACAAAACCTTTGTCGCTCATTTCAAGCCATTTCCAGTCTAATTGTGCGAATCAGACGCAGGAGTCGGGGAATATTTCTTAGTTATGCACACGcagttattttattctttatttttaccgtgtttcctttcttctttattctgatgCAACGGGAATTGCTGttcaggaagaaggggagaaaaactgTATTTACACGAAAGTTCTATAGATTCGTTTGTAATGTAAGTTCTTTTCCTCGGAAATATGGAGAAATTTCTTATTTCAGTGTTGTTGCTTCTCTTGAAAATGTGATTCTGAACTTCCttgatttatgtatacatgtatgctttCTGTACATGCATTTCTGCTGATGTAAGTAGATGTGAGTTAAAATATagagatatgaatgaatatgaagaagaggtagggagagaagtaaaagcaaagttatatttgtttgtatataaaagagataaaaccAGAGTTCAGATCCGCCATAAAAGCCAAGCCAGCCACAGATCCCTCCTCGGTGCTTCAGCCAGAGCATTCATCCTCAGCGAAGCCTCCTGATGCCAGATCCTACGCGGGTAAGTGCTTACTCCCGACGGCTCTAGAAAACTTCCCAGACAAACTTCCTTGTCGGTGAGGCTCAAATGTATAAAATTTCGGCGAACCACTTTGCTCGGCGGACTCCTCGGTCTTTAAGAATAATGCGCATTAACGGAGTAAAATGCAGCGAAGATGGCAGTCAGGAGTTTCTCTCTTGGATATTTAGCAACAcgaaggaggaaggcgaagagagggaggcggaacTGAATACTTACTGAGACAAAAGCACGGTCAGACACCAGGGAGAAGGAGGCATTGACTGACGACACCTAccagacagatgtgtgtgtgcacacgcatatatgtatgtgtgtgtgtgtgtgcacgtgcgtgcgtgcgtgtgtgtataatttatatatatgcatacatatatatggaaatatatacatacatatatacatatatatacgtatatgtatatatatatatatatatatatatatatagagagagagagagagagagagagagagagagagagagagagagagagagagagagaaagagaaagagagagagagagagagagagatgcacatatTGATACAACAGGTTAGATACTTAAGATAGATATAAGAAATGACACAGACGGATTTAGTTGCAGAGCTAGACGTAAATTAAActtagatgaaaagagaaaaacgagcgGCCACATCCGGTGCCGAAAAAGGCAGAGATTGTTCATGAATTCCTTTCTGAAATTCCCCGGAAGGTGCCGAGGATGCTAGCAAAGTCTAGAAGTCTTTTATTGACTTTACATCGCAGTCGCACAGGAAAAGCAAAATGCACATTTCCTCCGGGTTCTTGTATTGACAATTGTGATTCTTTTTCACTGGAGAAATTCGTGTTTGCTATAGCTAAGACCGGATCGGGAAATGTCAAACACTTATTTAGATATAATCATGTTAATTTGTGGTTCCGTTTTcctatatatgggtatgtgtgtatatgtgtgtgtatttcagatTTATTTTTATACCGTGAGTCACTGGTAGTCAGTGAGTCTCTCCTTGAGTGGTTCCTCCATGAGACTCACATCCTGGAGAGAGATATTAAACATAGACTGTCTAATGCGCGTGTGAAGACGAAGTGAGCGTAAATCATGCTAAATTCGCTGCAAGTTCTGAACTAAGTGAAAAacgtggaaagggaagaggcccAAAAAATGTATACGtcataataaataaaactgaaattcAAGTAATTACGTGTGCTTTTCAGGACAGTTTAGCATAATTCTTCAGAAAACTTGGAAAGGACTTTGCATCTCGAGCTCACTTTGCGATGCGACAAGAAGGAACACCTTGGAGGGCGATGATTCATTCAGCCATTACACATTTTCCCTTTCGATTTTTGAAGTCTTGTCCCTTCcagagttaaaagaaaaaaaatgtctgaaaGTTTCTTATGGTAACGCTGGCGATGCAGGAAGTAACAGATGAGTATCACAAAGAAATTATCGTTATTCATTGAGAACAGGCAAATGATTGTATGTGCTTAATAAACGTACAATACCTTATGGAAGATTAACTACATATATTCGTTCAGAAAGAAGagtaataaaagaaacagaacttAAAGGTTtccgaaatataataaaaataatttcaataaagataaaaaagagaacggaaaagggaagaggggaacaaGGGCAAATTCGGAGAGAATAAAGGGCTTTAAGCGACAGACCTTTTCCCTCCTTTGACAAAACCTTTGTCGCTCATTTCAAGCCATTTCCAGTCTAATTGTGCGAATCAGACGCAGGAGTCGGGGAATATTTCTTAGTTATGCACGCGCAGTTATCTTGTTCTTTTACcgtgtttcctttctttattctaatGCAACGGGAATTACTGttcaagaagaaggggagaaaaactgTATTAACACGAAAGTTTTATAGATTAGCTTGTGCTGTGAGTTCTTTTCTTGGGAAATATGGAGATCTGTTTTCATATCACAGTTTTATTGCTTCTCTTGAAAACACGATTCTGAACTTTCttgctttgtgtatatatatgtatgctttccGCATGTGCATTTCTGCATATATAAGTAGGTGTGAgtttagatataaagatatgaatgaaggtgagggaaagatagggaggggtaGATGTAGGGTGGGAGGAAAGTATGAGCAAAGTTGTCATACTTGTttgtatataaaagagagaacggaagatAGAAGAGTGAGGGATAAAGACGTAATCAGGAACAAAACAGATAAATCCAGAGTTCACATCCGCCTCAAAAGCCAAGCCAGCCACAGATCCCTCCTCGGTGCTTCAGCCAGAGCATTCATCCTCAGCGAAGCCTCCTGATGCCAGATCCTACGCGGGTAAGTGCTTACTCCCGACGGCTCTAGAAAACTTCCCAGACGAACTTCCTTGTCGGTGAGGCTCAAATGTATAAAATTTCGGCGAACCACTTTGCTCGGCGGACTCCTCAGTCTTTAAGAATAATGCGCATTAACGGAGTAAAATGCAGCGAAGATGGCAGTCAGGAGTTTCTCTCTTGGATATTTAGCAACAcgaaggaggaaggcgaagagagggaggcggaacTGAATACTTACTGAGACAAAAGCACGGTCAGACACCAGGGAGAAGATATTGACTGACGACACCTACATAAGAAACATATGTAtgcgggtgcatgtgtgtgtatataaatatacacgtatatatgtatacatatatatatatatatatatatatatatatatatatatatatatatatatatacatatgtatgtataaagacgggatgagaaagagaaaaaagaagaaaagaagaaaaaataaatgaagatatatataaataaagatacaaacgGATTTAGTTACAGAGCTAGACGTAAATACAAGTATGCATTAATCATGGATAAAAATTAAATGAACGAGCGGCCACATCCGGTCACGAAAAAAGGCAAAGATTGTTTCCAAATTCATATCCGAGGAGCCGAGGCTACTGGTAGTCTTTTTCATGACGATCAGAGGTCTTTTATTGACTTTACATCGCAGTCGCACAGTGGGAGCAAAATGCTTATTTCGTCCGGGTTCTTGTGTTGAAAATTATGATTCTTTTTCACTGGAGAAATTAGTATTTGCCACAGCTAAGAAAGGGTCGTGAAATATCAAACTCCTGTTCAGATATTATCATGTTGATTAGTGGCCCCGTTCTCCTATATATGACGCAGACGCAGGAGTCGGAGAATATTTCTTAGTTATGCACACGCAGTTAttccttttttaaatctttttttttcttttttttacgtgtttccTTGTTTATTCTGATGCAACGGGAATTCCTGTtcaggaagagggtagggaaaaCATACTGTATTTGCACAAAAGCTCTATAGATTAGTTTGTAATGTAAGTTCTTTTAAGCggaaatatgaatatttttcttatcaGTTTTGTTGCTTATTTTGAAAACAGGATTCTGAACTTTcttgatgtgtgtatatgcgtatgcttTCCGTACATGCATTTCTGAAAGGGTTGaaaggagggcggaagggaaaTAAGGGCAAAGTTGTCATACTTGTTTGTATATACAAGAGAGAACAGGAGACAGAAGAGTGAGGGATAAAGACGTAATCaggaataaaacagataaaaccaGAGTTCACATCCGCTTCAAAAGCCAAGCCAGTCAGAGATCCTTCCTCGGTGCTTCAGCCACAGCATTCATCCTCAGCGAAGCCTCCCGATGCCAGATCCTACGCGGCCAAGTGCTTACTCTCGACGGCTCTAGAAAACTTCCCAGACAAACTTCCTTGTCACCGACGCTAGAAAGTAAAAATTTCGGCCAACCACTTTGCCCGACGGACTCCTCTTACGTCAAGAAGAATACGCATAAGTGAAAAAAAACTCCCGAGGTCAAGATGGTAGTTAAGAGTCTCTCTCTTTGAATCTTTTGAAGAACGAACAGATAAAGAATATCTACACCAGTAAGGAGATATGAGAGAGGAAGATTTAGTTTAGCTTAATTAGTCAAAAGTACACAAGTTTGACATCGCTAAAAAGGAGAAAGCGATTACTTGCGCTGTTGAAAAAGACAAAGGTTGCATCTGACTTCCAAAAGATGCCGTGGCTGCGGGTAGAGTCTTTTTCGTGAAGATTAGAGctcttttattgatatttttttccgcAGTCGCACTTAAAAAGGAGATTCTATATTTCCGCCGGGCTCTTGGTATTGAaaaccttttatttttcattttcttttaatcttttggCTGGAAAAAACACGCATTTTGGACAACTTAGATCAGACTGTAAAATCTCATTATCCAACACCAGTTCAGATATAACAATATCAACCTGAAGTTACGTTTCTCGGTATTCATATGAGAACCTTGAAAATCCGTGAGTCATTTGAAGTCAGTGAGACCCCTAGAGTCGTTCCTCCCTGAGACCCACATCCTAGGGAGAGATACCTAGCCTAGACAGCCTCATGCGCGTGTGATAAGGATAAATCCTGCCGGTCGTAACAGAAGACCGACCCCCCACGTGGCACAAGCGACATCTCCTTCGCCCCAATTTCTTTCGTAAGAAGATGAAGAGTGAACGTAATTCATGCTAATCTCGCTGCAAAATGCTGAGCGAAGGGGAAAGCGTATACGTAATGTAAAAGGAAATGGTAAAAAATGTAGTCTATATGTTAAAAAGAAATCATTACGTTTTCTTCAGTGAGGAGAGCGACAATATCCTGCAGAGAAGTCCAGCTTCGATTGCGAGAGGCGAGGTCCTTGCGTCATTTGCACATGTCGGGATAGAACGGAGGGAacgattgcaaaaaaaaaaatgaagtgcaTATTTTGAACTCGTATTCCCTTTCAATGTCGTTACTTctcaaaaaatgaatgaataaatgaagagacgGATATAAAAGGATTGATTATTTATAAAATGTCGTTCTTTCAGTAACTTTGTCGACAAACGAAGTGCAAAAAAGTGGCATAGGAAAAGGGCAAGCGAGTGAGcgatacaaagaaagaaattgcAATTCTTAACGAGAAATGAATGATACATTGCACACATCAACTATTCATGTAAATATAGAGATACCTACAGACGTGTCTTATTTTTTCatgcataacaaaaacaaaaaatgaagtgtaaaaaaaaacttCGATAATAAAGA
Encoded proteins:
- the LOC138867863 gene encoding GRB10-interacting GYF protein 2-like, producing the protein MSAGVYVEEAKLMGLEDPMAIVDYVSKRQAEEREERARQREREKEEREERDRQREHELKMQQMKIEEEERNRRHQLEMVRVQTETNGGSPAQPSTLPHIRLPAFKEGERIEPYIHRFEDLAELYQFDEATKKLHFQSLFEGKPLEILHRLDASDKTYLSMKSALMRAYGLTVDEAKLQFNRAMMQDKETAAQFLVRLSGYLDQWLEKDGTPNTKEGLRDLVLRSQLEKSCPQDLVAQFKIHKTKTAEQMADKADAHFSAFGYHTRKQWKKPVSSLGQQQRRQDLPLQQQQKLHPTLTHKNSPQSKPQQQRKYPWRAVNQESHDYRQKGAAASMSEEDPSPQSPETSEVKHQTTCVHNF